TCTAACAAATCTAAGGGCTGGTTGTATACAAGAAGGAAagatgtggagaaaaaaaagtgagatttcaatgtgttttctttcactTGTTTACTTTTAAATAGTAATTGCTTCAAAATGAACAGTTGAACATAGGTATCAAacatagaacataaataggTAACACATAAATACATCAATAAATATGCAGAGGATTATATTGCTTTCCAGGAAATATTTTGATTGATCATATACGCATGTAAATGTCATAATAATTAACAACGAAAGCACTGTCAAGCACTATCAATAAATAGTAAGTACATAGTACCTATTCAATATAAGAAACTGACTGTCTcttatttcagaaaaataatgaataaagaaTTTTAGTTCCCACTCTATGTCAGGACCTGTATAAAAACATTGCAGAACTgactaaaataaatcaataaatacttCTTTGGTCTGTATCTTGAAGAAGTTCAGAATAGTTCAGAATGCCCGAGTATTCTTGGAATGAATCTCAATGAATCTCTTCAGTTTTTTctgttgaaaaagaaaaaaaagaatattacTACAGTATAATTCACAAGTTTGTGGCTTTAGACATTTCTGTTGAgctatacaaaaaaattataaaagatCAGGATGGTAAAAACAAAGAGCCTATACATAGTAACTTCAACCTATAACCTACATAATTATGGGTTCAATGTTCAGGTTTTACAGTCAATTTGTTCAAGTTTAATTTGCCTATATATCCAGCATTGCATATGCAACCTAAACCAATATCCTTGAACCCATATCCTTGAACCTATATCCTTGCATTTATGGAAGGTATATATCCAATCTAACTGTTGACATCCATCTTATCTGTGATGTTTGCATTTGTATACATATGTGGGCTGTATCTTCTACTTACTTGGCCAGCATCTTGTCAATGAATCTTTTGACCCAGGGAGCATTGGGATCCAGACAAATATCCTCGTGGGTCTTTAGAGTGGCTCTACAGGACAGAAGTGAAGAACAGTCAAAAAAAATCATATCACATTTTAGATTCGACATTTGTTGCTGAAATGGACAGTGATCAAACGCCtggactgaataattaaataaGAACAATACTTTTAAGTTTACATTGTTTAGAAACATTGTTTAAAGGGTCAGTCTGCAGTTTAAACAATGACAAAGCGGCACACCTAAATGTTAACACTCAAGCTCAAAGTCAGATCTATGGATGCAAAGGCAAACAATcgataaaatgtaaatgctagTTTGAAATTTTTTTAAAGCTACACAgtataattacaattaatttacaaaaaaaggGAGAAACCAGTGTATATTACAGTTGATCTAAGCTCATGAATCATTATAAGGAGAATGGAGCAGGAACTCACATGATCTCAGTGTCTTTGCAGTGTGGGCTGGGTGGGAAAATCTCCACCTTTGCAATTAAATTACCAATACGCCTGCTCTCTGTCTTAATGCAGCGACATCGTGGCTCAACCGAGACTCCGCTAAGACTCATCCCTGTTATGTTAAAGATAAGAAGGCATGGGTCAAAGTGAGAAGAAATACCTGGTGGACATCCATCATGATGACAAACACAGTGAGCAAACTGAacactgttcctcactcaaaacattatttttcaactttttttccagagctgtatattcatATCCAAAGTGTGTCTATATGTTTGAGTGACAAGAGTTGTCAAAAGTTTTTACTCACCCTCAGTGATGGTCAGGCAGAACAGAACCAATGCAACAAGACTGGCCAACATTCTGATGCTCGTCTTCATTGTGGAGTTGCAGTAAAATAAAACTACaagaccttgctggtaactaaTGTTGTGAACTATAACGTAGTTATGTCGTCGTCTCTTTGTCAGTCTGAGTTGCCTCTGTCCTCCTTGTCTTCCTtctctgtctgctgtgtgtttaaatgtgccGCTGTAGGAAGGGAGACGCTGTGTCTGCCACTGTGAGGAGAGTGCGTTTTAAAGCCATGTTCTGGAAGTGAGTCATTGAGGATTAAAGTGTTGTGAAATCTGGGGCAAACCGGTTAAGTGAGGCACAAAATGACCCCTAGGGATGTTTAAACCGCTTTCTCACGTGATTGCCTTCAAGGTAAAAGTGTTATGAAATGTTATGAAATGTTATGAAATGCCGGACTTTCAAAGCATTGATGATGCACAACTCGCTAATAACTAGGCACAAGCAATCAAACATGAATACATTGTAATCATAATTAATGCAACGTTGCTGACACTGAATTGTggggaaatatattttgtcccaagacattcatcacacaggATGGACTACAAAGAATCATCAGCACTGATTAGTGTCATCAGGttaaaaaataaagtgttgCCCCTTCTTCCCCCAAGGGACTAAGGGACAGTGTAGGCAGCCATTTCAACTCCGAAGGGCCACATACCTTTAACAGATTGACAGAGGGACTaatgatctactgataccattcaatAACGATTACCACAAACATAAAGACCatcagatcccctctcccacattcatGACACGATCTACACATCTATCGTTGCTCTTACTTGTCCGAACACAGGGACTCAGTAGTTTTCCATTACCTCAATCCGTTTATGCACCAGATCAGGAAAACTACCACCTCAGTAACATATTGATTTGTTGTGTACAGTTATGTCCTTGAAAACATTTCTTGTCAAGGTTTGTATTTTGTGTGCCCTGTATTCAACAATCGTGTCCTTTGCCAGTCACATACCGGTTTAAGTGATTAATGGCACTGCTTGTGGTTGTTTTTAGGGAcggaaacagacattttatacTCGTGCTACGATTGTGGCCTGTGCTACAAAACAATGAACCTCTGTAGCACCAGTGCTATGtgcaaaaaaagttaatgtatGGACCTGTAACCGTTGTACCTGATATTGTTTGCATCACTGGAAAAGCATGTAAGATCAGGAGGGTTTCAGGAGAGGACAGAAATCATCCACATGCCTGGTAAGCCAATGTACAGCCTGTTATTTATCATCCGTTCtgattatacaggtgctggtcataaaatgtgaatatcatcaaaaagttgatttatttctgtaattccattcaaaaagtgaaacttgtgtgttatattaattaattacacacatactgatatatttcaaatgtttatttcttgtaattgtgatgattataactgacaactaaaagTATGAGcatacagcactcaatacttagttggggctccttttgcctgaattactgcagcaatgtggcatggcatggagtcaatcagtctgtggcactgctcaggtgttatgagagcccaggttgctctgatagtggccttcagctcttctgcattgttgggtctggcgtttCGCATCTTCCtctggcttgacacaaggaatgcaacagctgaaacccatgtcttgcatacgtctgtccGTGATGATTCTTggagcactgactccagctgcagtccactctttgtgaatctccccaacatttttgaatgggttttgtttcacaatcctctccagggtgcggttatcttttttctaccacaacttttccttcccttcacctctctattaatgtgcttggacacagctctgtgaacagccagcctctttagctatgaccttttgtgtcttgccctccttgtgcaaggtgtcaatggtcgtcttttggactgCTAtaaagtcagcagtcttccccgtGATTGTGTTttctacagaactagactgagagaccatttaaaggcctttgcaggtgatttgggttaattagctgattagagtgtggcaccaggtgtcttcaatattgaaccttgtcacaatattcaaattttctgagatactgaatttggggttttcattagttgtcagttataatcatcaaaattaaaagaaataaacacttgaaatatatcagtctgtgtggaatcaatgtatacattatacaagtttctctttttgaatggaattactgaaataaatcaactttttgatgatattctaattttatgaccagcacctgtatgtccCTGGACATTTTAGAGCTTGGATGGGGTTGTTTGctctttctgtccatctctatATTTTCACAGGAATTCCGGTTTGTCCTCTGTGACTTGGATTACCTCCCATTTGCATCCAAGATCCAATCATGTACCTGCTCCCCTTGTTATCCCGCTTGTACCTGTGTGGCTGTTATCCAATCAGTCTGTGTCCTTGGTTTAAAATGCCCTCCCTGTTTTTGTTTGAGAGAAAATTGGTTTTGTGGGGAAGGAGACTAGTGTTTGTATAGGGTTGGTGTGTACCTTTGGTTGAAGGAGCTACTGGGTAAAgtacatgtttttggtttgttatcCTTCTGCGTTGCATTTCTTTGTTCCATTGGTCAATCATAACTTCAGACTTCCCActcttatatttttctttgcccAGGGGAAAGGGGGTTGCATCTGGGGTGTTCAGATAGGCAAGAGGCCCATGGGCATACATATACCTGTAGTGAGTCCTCTGTCTATAAACACTAGATTAGAGAGAGCATAGGTGTTCCTGTGTCAGTTTAGTTCTGTGGGGGGAGTTGACAGTTGTTTCTTTGCTTTGGTCCTGCCCAGCTCCTTTTCCCAACTTTACTACTGCACATTCTAGGAGAGACCAATAAACCTCCTGGGTTGAAAAGGGTACTTTCAGTTGTCTGTCgtccattcctctctctcattcctcttcctgtcatagtgtgtgtgtgtgtgtcacctctgagGGGTACTCATAGATTACAATAGTGATCTAACGCTAGTTTAATTGAGAACGTAAAATTTGACTGTTTATGTTCCAGCTCTATTCAGATTATTAGCCAGATTTCTTGCCATCTTGTTTGGTGCTGTAGCCTGGCCATCTGATTTGAAGATCTGAAGTTCTGTCATTTTAATTCCATCTTCATTTTAATTCCATCAGATTAGCCAGACATATTGGATCCTAATAAATGCAATACACAGACTCTAACTGGATATAGCCTATTGCACTTTCATTCAACAAAGACTTTATTGAAAAAACTGGCAACCTTTAAGAGGTCAGTTAAATTTAAACTAGCCTCGGAATTGAGCAAATACGTACTCTAGAAAACTTCCAAACCAGAATTCTTGAATGGTATGCATTCTCCATAATGATTAGTAATATCAGGATTACTGCTATTTGTACAACCCTAATATTTCAGAGGAAGTGTGTCATTCTATAACAGATTGATGGGTGATTTGGTCACTTGGATTAAAGGTTGTGTTACGCAACACACATGCAATAAGTAGGGACAGTTATTTCCTGAACATAAAGTGAACTGACAGGGAGATCTTGGTATGACTGCATTGCTTGCCATGTAACAGAATGTGGGTCAAACATACACAGGAAGTACAGTATGTTTTTAAGCTACTGCCTTCATCCAATGTTTAATATGGGTAAAAGTACATCATAAAGGAAAGTTAATATTTTACC
The sequence above is a segment of the Esox lucius isolate fEsoLuc1 chromosome 1, fEsoLuc1.pri, whole genome shotgun sequence genome. Coding sequences within it:
- the LOC106024448 gene encoding permeability factor 2-like; translated protein: MKTSIRMLASLVALVLFCLTITEGMSLSGVSVEPRCRCIKTESRRIGNLIAKVEIFPPSPHCKDTEIIATLKTHEDICLDPNAPWVKRFIDKMLAKKN